CCGTCGCACGATCTTCGACCGCGAGGAAGAGACGCGATTCAACCACACGCTGCTGCTCTCGCTCAACCAGCGGCAGAAGTGGGGCAACACCAACCTCACATTGGAAGGCGCGCAGTACCTGCATGACCTGAACCGCAACCACGTCACGCTGTCCGGCTTCGTGGACCTGCGTTTGGGTCGCGGCTTCAGCCTCAACGTGCGCGGTTCGGCCTCGCGCGTACGCGACCAGATCTACATTGCCGGCGCAGCGTTGTCGGAAAGCGACATTCTCACACAGCGTCAGCAGCTGCAGACGAACTTCCGCTACAACTTCAACGTGGGCATGGGTTACACGTTCGGCTCGATCTACAACACCATCGTCAACCAGCGCTTCGGCAATCTGGGTGAACTGGGCCGCCGTTTCGGCTTCTTCGGCGGCTGATCAGCCGGCGTGTGCCAGGACTAGACGGGCGGCGGCCTCGGGAGAGAGCTGCCGCCCGTTTGCGTACGCTTCCGCAAAGGCAGCACCAAGGGTTTCGCGCGTCCACACCAAGCGCGCCTCGCGGTCGGTGGTCTCAAAGCTTGGTAGAATGACACCCACGCGTTCGCGCCACGCGTCCACGGCCCCGAACAATCGAGCCGCCGTCAATGCATCGCCGCGCAGTGCGGCCACGCCGGCCAGGCCATCGAGATCCAGCGCCAGCCCCCAGCCGTCGTGCATGCGCACGTGCATGGTGAAGGCTTCCTGGAAATGCGCCACCGCGTCGTCCACGCGCGCCTCGAGCAGGTCCAGCGTGCCAAGGAACGCAAGGGCATGAGCATGGGCGATTCCATGACCGACGCGTGATCCGAACGCCACATTGGCTTCCTGAATGCGCCGTGCCTCCTCATAGCGGCCCTGGGCACGCGCCGTGAGTCCCGACCACGAGTAGATGACATTCTGAAGAACGCTGGGCGCCATCGTGTCGGCCATCCGCTGCGCTTCGGCCAACACTTCGCGCGCTTCGCGAAGACGGCCAAGCATCAGCAGCACGGCACCGCTCCACGCCTTGCCCCAGGCTTCATACCAGGTATCACCGAGCTGATGAAACTGGTCAATGCCAATGCGCATGTGCGTGATGGCCGTCTCCCATGCGCCACTCGCCAACCCAAAACATCCGGACGCCAGCCAGCCGCGCGCAGTGAGGCGGGGATTGCGGCGCGGGTCACGCGCCAGGGCGGTCGTGATGAAACGAATGCCATCGCCATACTGCGCCGTACCCAACCACCCCGCCGCACCATGCAGATACCAGAACAGCACGGAGATGGTGCGGAGCCCGATGTTGCCGCGATCGTTGGCTTCGGGATCACCATGCGTGGCCCACAACAGGGCCGCACGAATGTTGTCATGTTCACGCACCATGAGGTGCATGACACCCGGCTTGATCTCGCCGCCCTGCAGATGCCATTCGTTGCCTTCGGCAAAATGCATCACCCAGGTGGCGTGCCGGCACTCGTACGTATCGAGCTCACCGGCCTCCATCAGTCGCTCCAGTCCGTACTGCCGCACCGTCTCGAGCAGGCGATAGCGTGTGCCGGCGCCCTCGGCCCGGGCCAGCACCAGCGACTTGTCCACCAGTGACGACACGGCATCCAGAATATCCGAGGCATCGAGTGCCGCCTCGTCAGCTGTCAGGCTTTCAGTGTCGTCTGTATCGGCGCACACGACTTCTGCCGCCGCCAGCGTAAAGCCGCCGGCAAACACCGACAGGCGCCGCAGCAGCACACGCTCCCGCTCACTGAGCAGGGCGTGGCTCCACTCCATGGTACCACGCAGCGTCCGATGACGCGGAAGCGCCGTACGCGTACCACCGGTGAGCAGCCGGAAGGCATCGTCCAGTCGATCGCGAATCTGCGACGGCGAGAGCATGCGCGCGCGCGCGGCCGCCAGCTCGATGGCCAACGGCAGCCCGTCGAGGCGCGCGCAGATCTCGTCGATCACCGGCACATCGGCGGCCTGCAACTCCCATCCGGGCTGAGCCAGTTGTGCGCGCTGGACGAACAGTTCCCGCGCATGTTCGCGCGACAGCTCCGGGACCAGCCAGGCGCGCTCACCAACAATGCCCAAGGCCTCACGACTGGTGGCCAGGATGCGCAGCCCGGCACAGCGATGCAGCAGGCGTTCCACCGCCGCGGCAATGGCGTCCAGCAGGTGCTCACAGTTGTCGAGCACCAGCAGGACGTCGCGCGCGCCGATGGCATCGACCAGCACATCGAGTCGGTCACGACCCGGCACCTCCGGAATGCGCATGGCGGCCGCAATCTGCGCCGGCACGTGCAACGGGTCGGCGGACGTGGAGAAATCCACCCAGATGGCACGCTGCGCCGCACCAACGGCTGCAGCGAGTCGCGTCTTTCCGCTGCCACCGGCCCCGGTCAGCGTCACGAGACGTGACTCGGCCAGCAATGACGACACGGCATCCTGTTCGCGGTCACGCCCCACGAGCGCGGTGAGTGGCATGGGCGGCGCGGTGGTTTCGCGCACCACATCAAAGAATCGCGGGCCACTGACCTGCTCACCGTCCCGCAGTACGGCCACCACCTCCGCCATGGATGTGGGCCGACCGTCGGGCAGCTTGTGCAGCAACTGCATGAGCAGTCCCTGCAATGTGGGGGTCACGCCGTCGGGCCAGCCGTTCGGCGGCAAGGGCTCGGTGTGCAGCACCGCATGGATGAGCGACGCCGGTGAGTCACCGGAGAAGGGCCGCGAACCGGTCAGCATTTCGAAGAGCGTGACACCCAGTGCCCACAAGTCGGCGCGATGATCGGCGCGCTCACCGCGCAGCTGCTCCGGCGCGAGATAGGCCAGGGTACCAAGCACCGCGC
This region of Gemmatimonas sp. UBA7669 genomic DNA includes:
- a CDS encoding protein kinase domain-containing protein, with the translated sequence MTSTDAQSTLAQVASLFGELSELPVPARMARLAALDADAPLVAREVRALLDIDEGGGDFLGLFTLAPGARAAAAQSDPALAEVYATGGGAESTALTIGPYRLVREIGRGGMGTVWLAHDDRLARAVALKFLPRVDEDSTTSAREQRTLMRSRFLVEARAAASLDHPHVASVYDVGMHSDGRLFLAMAYCAGGSLAQRLDAGALPVDDAVRIAGQVASALDAAHQRGVVHRDVKPANVLFDSAGNARLADFGIASLPGYDATRTGAVLGTLAYLAPEQLRGERADHRADLWALGVTLFEMLTGSRPFSGDSPASLIHAVLHTEPLPPNGWPDGVTPTLQGLLMQLLHKLPDGRPTSMAEVVAVLRDGEQVSGPRFFDVVRETTAPPMPLTALVGRDREQDAVSSLLAESRLVTLTGAGGSGKTRLAAAVGAAQRAIWVDFSTSADPLHVPAQIAAAMRIPEVPGRDRLDVLVDAIGARDVLLVLDNCEHLLDAIAAAVERLLHRCAGLRILATSREALGIVGERAWLVPELSREHARELFVQRAQLAQPGWELQAADVPVIDEICARLDGLPLAIELAAARARMLSPSQIRDRLDDAFRLLTGGTRTALPRHRTLRGTMEWSHALLSERERVLLRRLSVFAGGFTLAAAEVVCADTDDTESLTADEAALDASDILDAVSSLVDKSLVLARAEGAGTRYRLLETVRQYGLERLMEAGELDTYECRHATWVMHFAEGNEWHLQGGEIKPGVMHLMVREHDNIRAALLWATHGDPEANDRGNIGLRTISVLFWYLHGAAGWLGTAQYGDGIRFITTALARDPRRNPRLTARGWLASGCFGLASGAWETAITHMRIGIDQFHQLGDTWYEAWGKAWSGAVLLMLGRLREAREVLAEAQRMADTMAPSVLQNVIYSWSGLTARAQGRYEEARRIQEANVAFGSRVGHGIAHAHALAFLGTLDLLEARVDDAVAHFQEAFTMHVRMHDGWGLALDLDGLAGVAALRGDALTAARLFGAVDAWRERVGVILPSFETTDREARLVWTRETLGAAFAEAYANGRQLSPEAAARLVLAHAG